A portion of the Tachypleus tridentatus isolate NWPU-2018 unplaced genomic scaffold, ASM421037v1 Hic_cluster_1, whole genome shotgun sequence genome contains these proteins:
- the LOC143241862 gene encoding granulin-2-like isoform X1, with protein sequence MKTAFLVLFSLVVLAGDAYAVVYCGNGWFCPDGNTCCLHPNGSFGCCPYRNAVCCCSGETCCQSLHSCSADSTRCNRCPSFAGAVRGDAPKATSIVAARKS encoded by the exons ATGAAGACCGCATTCCTGGTTCTGTTCTCTCTTGTCGTCCTAGCGGGAGACGCTTATG CTGTTGTTTACTGTGGAAATGGATGGTTCTGCCCTGACGGGAATACTTGTTGCTTGCATCCTAATGGCAGTTTTGGTTGTTGCCCATATCGCAATGCCGTCTGTTGCTGTAGTGGAGAAACATGTTGTCAGTCTCTGCATTCGTGTTCAGCAGATTCTACCAGATGTAATCGATGTCCATCCTTTGCTGGTGCAGTTCGGGGAGACGCACCGAAAGCGACATCTATCGTCGCTGCTAGGAAATCTTGA
- the LOC143241862 gene encoding granulin-2-like isoform X2 — MKTAFLVLFSLVVLAGDVYAVYCGNGWFCPDGFTCCLRPNGSFGCCPYRNAVCCCSGKTCCPSLHSCSADSNRCNRCPSFAGAVRGDAPTATSLVEAGKS; from the exons ATGAAGACCGCATTCCTAGTTCTGTTCTCTCTTGTCGTCCTAGCGGGAGACGTTTATG CTGTTTACTGTGGAAATGGATGGTTCTGCCCTGACGGGTTTACTTGTTGCTTGCGTCCAAATGGCAGTTTCGGTTGTTGCCCATATCGCAATGCCGTCTGTTGCTGTAGTGGCAAAACATGTTGTCCTTCTCTGCATTCGTGTTCAGCAGATTCTAACAGATGTAATCGATGTCCATCCTTTGCTGGTGCAGTTAGGGGTGATGCGCCGACAGCGACATCTCTCGTCGAAGCTGGAAAATCTTGA